One genomic region from Tautonia marina encodes:
- a CDS encoding M16 family metallopeptidase — translation MTPFSRPPEIAFQKQTLSNGLDVIVRRDPRLPIVAVNLWYHVGSKNERHGQRGFAHLFEHLMFEGSQHFPGDFFKPLQPKGAYVNGSTSPDRTNYIIDLPTAHLELALAMESDRMGHLLAALSEEKLEIQKGVVQNEYRQNYANRPYGSVSRVLPEALYPPDHPYHWPTIGAMEDVAAASLTQVESFFRRFYVPSNASFCLVGDLDEDRAFALAERYFDPIPGGVPAMRPPVPEVTSPPADPILLRDRVELNRLYLTWHTVPQFHPDDAPLGLAADILARGRSSRLYRRLVLDQQIAQNVSVYQSGRELAGTFGIMVTLRPGQSWEVARDLIDAELAGLARQVDPDELHRAQTGRLGALIYALESLGGFGGVADRLNAYNIYLGDPERITSDFDRFAQVTPDQISEVVRRWIAGEVGTTAPRVELVVLGRSGSPAPEPLNRAQAPAAATPVPFRAPIPERLTLRCGAELWAIARRDLPVVTASLAVPGGAGVVAPDRAGLASLTAAMLDEGTTTRSAVDLAIEAESIATSLWASAGWDGSYVGLRCLTSNLDASLNLAIDILRNPTFPEAEWNRIQNQSLAALRARRDRAETVAALTLLRALYEADHPYQVPADGTPSSVERLDRERLRQFHAERYLPAGSAWIVAGDIDPQAIARQLDDRLGDWSGTAPEPIPPIAPASASRRRIILVHRPDAPQSNVRVGQIGLHRREEDYLDAIVLNQILGGQFSSRLNESLREQRGMTYGVRSAFDARRGAGPFTVSAAVQSDRAAEAVEEIVREIELLLGDRPPSDRELDDAKRSLLEGHARHFETPSDLVSRFASLFLHGFPADHHARFAERLAAVSLDSMAQAAARRLRPEGLVAVVVADADDVLKPLEALGWGPVERIDVSE, via the coding sequence ATGACTCCCTTCTCCCGGCCTCCCGAGATCGCCTTTCAGAAGCAAACGCTGTCAAACGGTCTCGATGTCATCGTTCGTCGAGACCCTCGCCTCCCGATCGTGGCCGTGAACCTCTGGTATCACGTTGGCTCAAAAAACGAACGGCACGGCCAGCGCGGCTTCGCTCATCTGTTCGAGCATTTGATGTTCGAAGGCTCGCAGCATTTCCCCGGCGATTTCTTCAAACCGCTCCAGCCCAAGGGAGCTTACGTTAACGGCTCGACCTCTCCCGACCGCACCAACTACATCATCGACCTGCCGACCGCGCACCTGGAACTGGCCCTGGCGATGGAATCGGACCGCATGGGCCATCTGCTCGCGGCCCTCAGTGAGGAGAAGCTGGAGATCCAGAAAGGGGTCGTCCAGAACGAATACCGCCAGAACTACGCGAACCGCCCTTACGGCAGCGTCTCTCGCGTCTTGCCTGAAGCCCTCTATCCCCCCGATCACCCGTACCACTGGCCGACCATCGGCGCCATGGAAGACGTGGCCGCGGCCTCGTTGACTCAGGTGGAATCGTTCTTCCGCCGGTTCTATGTCCCCAGCAACGCCAGTTTTTGTCTCGTCGGCGATCTGGACGAGGACCGCGCCTTTGCACTCGCCGAACGCTACTTCGACCCGATTCCGGGGGGCGTTCCCGCGATGCGACCGCCTGTTCCCGAGGTCACCTCGCCTCCGGCCGACCCGATCCTCTTGCGCGATCGGGTGGAACTGAACCGCCTCTACCTGACCTGGCACACCGTTCCGCAGTTTCACCCCGACGACGCCCCGCTCGGCCTCGCCGCCGACATCCTGGCCCGAGGGCGGTCCAGTCGGCTCTACCGCCGGCTTGTCCTCGACCAGCAGATCGCCCAGAACGTTTCGGTTTACCAATCCGGTCGCGAGCTGGCCGGAACCTTCGGGATCATGGTCACGCTCCGACCGGGTCAATCCTGGGAGGTTGCCCGCGATCTGATCGACGCCGAACTGGCCGGCCTCGCCCGGCAGGTCGATCCCGACGAACTTCACCGTGCCCAGACGGGAAGGCTAGGCGCCTTGATCTATGCCCTGGAGTCGCTCGGTGGCTTCGGGGGCGTGGCCGATCGCCTGAACGCCTATAACATTTACCTCGGCGATCCGGAACGCATCACCTCCGATTTCGATCGCTTCGCTCAGGTCACCCCCGACCAGATCTCCGAGGTCGTTCGGCGATGGATCGCCGGAGAAGTCGGGACAACCGCCCCTCGGGTCGAGCTGGTCGTCCTCGGCCGCTCCGGGTCCCCCGCTCCCGAGCCGCTGAATCGTGCCCAGGCTCCGGCCGCGGCAACCCCTGTCCCGTTCCGTGCCCCGATTCCCGAGCGATTGACCCTCCGATGCGGGGCCGAGCTCTGGGCGATCGCTCGACGCGATCTCCCGGTCGTCACCGCCAGCCTCGCCGTTCCCGGAGGAGCAGGGGTTGTCGCTCCCGACCGGGCCGGACTGGCCAGCCTGACCGCCGCGATGCTCGACGAGGGAACGACAACGCGATCGGCCGTCGACCTGGCAATCGAGGCCGAATCCATCGCGACCAGCCTCTGGGCCTCGGCCGGTTGGGATGGCTCGTACGTTGGCCTGCGATGCCTGACCTCAAACCTCGATGCCAGCCTCAACCTGGCAATCGACATCCTTCGCAATCCGACCTTTCCCGAAGCAGAGTGGAACCGCATCCAGAACCAGTCGCTCGCCGCGCTTCGAGCCCGTCGCGACCGGGCAGAGACGGTTGCGGCCCTCACGCTGCTTCGAGCCCTCTATGAGGCCGATCACCCCTATCAAGTTCCGGCCGACGGAACGCCCAGCTCCGTCGAGCGGCTTGATCGTGAGCGGCTTCGGCAATTTCACGCCGAGCGTTATCTCCCGGCCGGATCGGCCTGGATCGTCGCGGGAGACATCGATCCGCAGGCAATTGCCCGGCAGCTTGACGATCGACTCGGCGACTGGTCCGGGACCGCTCCCGAGCCGATTCCGCCGATCGCTCCGGCCTCAGCCTCCCGCCGTCGGATTATCCTGGTCCACCGGCCCGACGCTCCCCAGTCGAACGTTCGGGTCGGGCAGATCGGCCTGCATCGTCGCGAAGAGGATTATCTCGATGCCATCGTCCTGAACCAGATCCTCGGCGGCCAGTTCTCGTCTCGGCTCAACGAATCGCTCCGCGAACAACGGGGGATGACCTACGGGGTTCGAAGCGCCTTCGATGCCCGTCGAGGGGCCGGGCCCTTCACCGTCTCGGCGGCCGTCCAAAGTGATCGGGCCGCCGAGGCAGTCGAGGAAATCGTCCGGGAGATCGAGCTGTTGCTCGGCGACCGCCCCCCTTCGGATCGAGAGCTGGACGACGCGAAGCGGAGCCTCCTGGAAGGACACGCCCGGCACTTCGAAACCCCTTCGGACCTCGTCTCCCGCTTTGCCAGTCTGTTCCTGCACGGTTTCCCGGCCGACCACCACGCCCGGTTTGCGGAACGCCTGGCCGCCGTCAGCCTCGACTCGATGGCTCAGGCCGCCGCTCGTCGCCTTCGTCCGGAAGGCTTGGTAGCGGTCGTGGTGGCCGACGCCGACGACGTGCTCAAACCGCTCGAAGCCCTGGGCTGGGGGCCGGTCGAGCGAATTGACGTGTCCGAATGA